The following are encoded in a window of Acidimicrobiia bacterium genomic DNA:
- a CDS encoding virulence factor, whose product MNRRTVTKELTVIYWRDIPAQVTARSGREKATIELPRRFQAAIDRAAKVAGKEKYDDYIGEWRR is encoded by the coding sequence ATGAACAGGCGTACGGTCACGAAGGAACTCACGGTCATCTACTGGCGGGACATTCCTGCCCAGGTGACCGCCCGATCGGGACGCGAGAAGGCCACGATCGAGCTTCCCCGCCGCTTTCAGGCAGCCATCGATCGAGCCGCCAAGGTGGCCGGCAAAGAGAAGTACGACGACTACATAGGTGAATGGCGCCGG